In Fundidesulfovibrio soli, the sequence TTCGAAGGAGCTGGTTCTATGGCTTGGCGTGCATTCACGGCCTTGTGTCTGGTCCTGTGTTCCCTACTCCCGGCGTGGGCTTCCGACACCCTCAAGATCGGAGCCGTGCTCTCCGCCAGCGGCCCTGCCTCCTTCCTTGGCGAGCCCGAGAAGAACACCCTGGTCATGCTGCAGGAGCGCATCAACGCCACGGGCGGCATCGGCGGGAAGAAGATCGAGGTCATCATCTACGACGACGAGTCCGACGTGAACAAGGCCGTGCTGGCCGCCGAGAAGCTCATCAAGAAGGACCAGGTGGCCGCCATCGTGGGCCCCTCCATCTCGGGCAACACACTGGCCATCATGAACAAGGCCGCCGAAGCCAAGATCCCCCTGCTTTCCATGTCCGCCGCGGAGAAGATCGTCAATCCGGTCACTCCCTGGATATTCAAGACCCCCCAGTCCGACCGCCTGGCCGTGCAGGGCATCCTGGCCCACGCCAAGGCCGCGGGCGTCGCCAAGATGGCCATCATCACCGTGTCCGACGGCTACGGACAGAGCGGGCGCGAGGTGCTCAAGGAGCTTATCCCCGCGGCCGGCATGGAGCTGGTGGCCGACGAGGTCTACGGCCCCAAGGACACCGACATGACCGCCCAGCTGACCAAGATCGGCGGCGCGGGCGCGCAGGCCGTGATCTGCTGGGGCACCAACCCCGGCCCTGCCGTGGTGGCCCGCAACCGCGCCCAGCTCGGCATGAAGACGCCTCTGTACATGAGCCACGGCGTGGCCTCGCAGAAGTTCATCGAGCTGGCCGGAGAGGCCGCCGAAGGCCTGGTGCTGCCCGCCAGCTGGCTCATCGTGGCGGACCAGATGCCCGACGGCCCGTACAAAACGCTTCTCAGCGGCTACATTACCGACTATACTTCGAAGTTCGGCGTTGCCCCGTCGGCATTCGGGGGCTATGCCTGGGACGCGCTCACCCTGCTGGCCGAGGCCGCCCGCATCTCCGGGGACACCTCGCCGCAGGCGTTGCGCGACGGCCTGGAGAAGATCTCCGGCTTCGTGAGCGCCACGGGCACCTTCACCTTCTCGCCCAACGACCACAACGGGCTCGACGCGTCGAGCTTCGCCATGGTCGAGATCAAGGGCGGGAAGTTCGTCCTGCTGCGCTAGAGGCGTGATTCCCGGCGTGGCAGGCGCCGCCCCGCGCCCGCGCCTGCGGGAACCCATATCGTCATTGCTGTGAAGCGCCGCGCGGGATGCCTGCGCGGCCAGGCAAGGGGAGACGCATGATGCTTCGTATTCTGGGTCTTGTGGCGGCGGCCGTTCTCTGGGCCGCGCAGGGTTTCGCTGCCGATCCCATCAAGATCGGCGCGGTGGTCTCGGTCTCCGGTCCGGCCTCCTTCCTGGGCGAGCCCGAGAAGAACACCCTGGAGATGGTCAAGGAAGAGATCAACGCCAAGGGCGGCATCCTGGGCAGGCCCGTGGAGCTTGTGCTCTACGACGACGAGTCCGACGTGAACAAGGCCGTTCTGGCCGCCGAGAAGCTCCTCAAGAAGGACGGCGTCTGCGCCGTTGTCGGGGCCACCACCTCCGGCTCCACCCTGGCCATCATGAACAAGTTCCCCGCGGCCAAGGTGCCGCTGGTATCCATGTCGGCGGCCGAGAAGATCGTCAACCCGGTGAACCCCTGGGTGTTCAAGGTGGCCCCCTCGGACCGCCACGCCGCCGGGCGCATCCTCAAGCACGCCAAGGCCCAGGGCTACAAGAACATCGCCATCCTGAGCGTGTCCGACGGCTTCGGCCAGGCCGGGCGCGAGGTGCTCAAGGAGCTGGTGCCCGCCCAGGGCTTCACCCTGGTGGCCGACGAGGTCTTCGGCCCCAAGGACACCGACATGACCGCCCAGCTGACCAAGATCGCCGACGCCAAACCCGACGCCATCATCTGCTGGGGCACCAACCCCGGCCCCGCCGTGGTGGCCCGCAACCGCGCCCAGCTCGGCATGAAGACACCCCTCTACATGAGCCACGGCGTGGCCTCCAAAAAGTTCATCGAGCTGGCGGGCGAATCCGCCGAGGGACTGATGCTCCCGGCCGGACACCTGATCGTGGCCGCCCAGCTGCCAGATTCCCAGCCCCAGAAGGCCCTGCTCATGGCCTACACCGCCGGGTATCAGGAGCGCTTCAAGTCCCCCGTGTCCACCTTCGGCGGCCACGGGTGGGATTCGCTGCAGCTGCTGGCCAAGGCCATCGAGACCGCCAAGTCAGACAAGCCCGAGGCCATCCGCGACGCCCTGGAGCAGGTCACCGCCTTCCCCGGCATCGGCGGCGTGTTCAGCTTCACCCCCACGGACCACAACGGTCTGGACGAGAACGCCTTCGAGATGGTCATCATCCAGGGCGGAGACTGGAAGATACTCCAATAACGGACGGCCGGGGGCTACCCCGGCCGACTTCCCCACCGCACACATGCTTTTCGGCGCACCGCAATACCTCGTCTCCGGCCTGACCGTGGGAGCCACCTACGGGCTTACCG encodes:
- a CDS encoding ABC transporter substrate-binding protein codes for the protein MMLRILGLVAAAVLWAAQGFAADPIKIGAVVSVSGPASFLGEPEKNTLEMVKEEINAKGGILGRPVELVLYDDESDVNKAVLAAEKLLKKDGVCAVVGATTSGSTLAIMNKFPAAKVPLVSMSAAEKIVNPVNPWVFKVAPSDRHAAGRILKHAKAQGYKNIAILSVSDGFGQAGREVLKELVPAQGFTLVADEVFGPKDTDMTAQLTKIADAKPDAIICWGTNPGPAVVARNRAQLGMKTPLYMSHGVASKKFIELAGESAEGLMLPAGHLIVAAQLPDSQPQKALLMAYTAGYQERFKSPVSTFGGHGWDSLQLLAKAIETAKSDKPEAIRDALEQVTAFPGIGGVFSFTPTDHNGLDENAFEMVIIQGGDWKILQ
- a CDS encoding ABC transporter substrate-binding protein; this encodes MAWRAFTALCLVLCSLLPAWASDTLKIGAVLSASGPASFLGEPEKNTLVMLQERINATGGIGGKKIEVIIYDDESDVNKAVLAAEKLIKKDQVAAIVGPSISGNTLAIMNKAAEAKIPLLSMSAAEKIVNPVTPWIFKTPQSDRLAVQGILAHAKAAGVAKMAIITVSDGYGQSGREVLKELIPAAGMELVADEVYGPKDTDMTAQLTKIGGAGAQAVICWGTNPGPAVVARNRAQLGMKTPLYMSHGVASQKFIELAGEAAEGLVLPASWLIVADQMPDGPYKTLLSGYITDYTSKFGVAPSAFGGYAWDALTLLAEAARISGDTSPQALRDGLEKISGFVSATGTFTFSPNDHNGLDASSFAMVEIKGGKFVLLR